One genomic segment of Mycolicibacterium gilvum includes these proteins:
- a CDS encoding acyl-ACP desaturase has product MAQKPVANALTLELEPVVLQELRRHLDTEDLWFAHDYVPFDQGENFAFLGGRDWEPSDVTLPKPVTDALEILLITKDNLAGYHRELVEHFILEDKWGRWMGRWTAEEHLHAVALRNYLVVTREIDPSANEDVRVEHVMKGYRADTYSQIETLAFMAMWERAHAVFCRNLEAQIDEPVLKALVGRIARDEERHEQFFANLVSHCLGYSREETVEAIARRAGELGVVGGDIDAYQDKVAVVAEAGIFDQDHLRTVIVDRITAWGLAEEPALQQFISS; this is encoded by the coding sequence ATGGCACAGAAACCTGTCGCTAATGCTCTGACCCTCGAACTCGAGCCCGTCGTGCTGCAGGAGCTCCGGCGTCATCTCGACACCGAGGACCTCTGGTTCGCCCACGATTACGTGCCGTTCGACCAGGGTGAGAACTTCGCATTCCTCGGCGGTCGTGACTGGGAGCCGTCGGACGTGACGCTGCCCAAGCCCGTCACCGACGCGCTGGAGATCCTGCTCATCACGAAGGACAACCTGGCCGGGTACCACCGTGAGCTCGTCGAGCACTTCATCCTCGAGGACAAGTGGGGCCGCTGGATGGGCCGCTGGACCGCCGAGGAGCATCTGCACGCCGTCGCGCTGCGCAACTACCTCGTCGTGACCCGCGAGATCGACCCGTCCGCCAACGAGGACGTGCGCGTCGAGCACGTGATGAAGGGCTACCGCGCCGACACCTACAGCCAGATCGAGACCCTGGCGTTCATGGCGATGTGGGAACGCGCCCACGCCGTCTTCTGCCGCAACCTCGAAGCGCAGATCGACGAGCCCGTGCTGAAGGCACTCGTCGGGCGCATCGCGCGCGACGAGGAACGCCACGAGCAGTTCTTCGCCAACCTGGTGAGCCACTGTCTGGGCTACTCCCGTGAGGAGACCGTCGAGGCCATCGCGCGCCGCGCCGGCGAGCTCGGCGTCGTCGGCGGGGACATCGACGCCTACCAGGACAAGGTCGCCGTCGTCGCCGAGGCGGGCATCTTCGATCAGGACCACCTGCGCACGGTGATCGTCGACCGCATCACCGCGTGGGGACTCGCCGAGGAGCCGGCGCTCCAGCAGTTCATCAGCTCTTAA
- the glpX gene encoding class II fructose-bisphosphatase, with amino-acid sequence MSASRREAPDRNLALELVRVTEAGAMAAGRWVGRGDKEGGDGAAVDAMRELVNSVSMRGVVVIGEGEKDNAPMLYNGEEVGNGDGPDCDFAVDPVDGTTLMSKGMPNAISVLAVAERGAMFDPSAVFYMNKIAGGPDVAEFIDITSPIAANIQRIAKVRKASVSDVTVCILDRPRHAKLMEEVRSAGARIRLISDGDVAGAISACRPESGTDLLVGIGGTPEGIIAAAAIRCMGGEIQATLAPTDDEERQRALDRGHDLDRVLTTRDLVSGENVFFCATGVTDGDLLKGVRFFGGGCTTQSIVMRSKSGTVRMIDAYHRLSKLNEYSAVNFTGDKTAAYPLP; translated from the coding sequence ATGAGCGCCTCGCGACGTGAAGCACCGGACCGCAACCTCGCCCTCGAACTCGTGCGGGTGACCGAGGCAGGCGCCATGGCCGCGGGCCGGTGGGTCGGCCGCGGCGACAAGGAGGGCGGCGACGGTGCGGCCGTCGACGCGATGCGTGAGCTGGTCAATTCGGTCTCGATGCGCGGCGTCGTGGTGATCGGCGAGGGCGAGAAGGACAACGCGCCGATGCTCTACAACGGCGAGGAGGTCGGCAACGGCGACGGGCCCGACTGCGACTTCGCCGTCGACCCCGTCGACGGCACCACGCTGATGAGCAAGGGCATGCCCAACGCGATCTCGGTGCTCGCCGTCGCCGAGCGTGGCGCGATGTTCGACCCGTCGGCGGTGTTCTACATGAACAAGATCGCCGGCGGCCCCGACGTCGCCGAGTTCATCGACATCACCTCGCCGATCGCGGCCAACATCCAGCGCATCGCGAAGGTCCGCAAGGCCTCGGTCTCCGACGTCACCGTGTGCATCCTCGACCGTCCCCGGCACGCCAAGCTGATGGAGGAGGTCCGGTCCGCGGGCGCCCGGATCCGCCTGATCTCCGACGGCGACGTCGCCGGCGCGATCTCGGCGTGCCGGCCGGAGTCCGGCACCGACCTGCTGGTCGGCATCGGCGGCACCCCCGAGGGCATCATCGCCGCCGCGGCCATCCGCTGCATGGGCGGCGAGATCCAGGCCACCCTGGCCCCCACCGACGACGAGGAGCGCCAGCGCGCCCTCGACCGCGGCCACGACCTGGACCGGGTGCTGACCACCAGGGACCTGGTCTCCGGCGAGAACGTGTTCTTCTGCGCGACCGGCGTCACCGACGGCGACCTGCTCAAGGGCGTCCGGTTCTTCGGCGGCGGCTGCACCACCCAGTCGATCGTGATGCGGTCGAAGTCCGGCACGGTCCGGATGATCGACGCCTACCACCGCCTGTCGAAGCTCAACGAGTACTCCGCGGTGAACTTCACCGGCGACAAGACCGCCGCCTACCCGCTGCCGTAA
- a CDS encoding DUF4245 domain-containing protein: MTMPPDPGLPGAGDASEQAAAGYTVPVAKPAKSRLLQDGRDMFWSVAPLVLACVVLAGVLGMCSFAPTGPGAGPVPDYDAPAGLQADADALKIPIRVPQLPEGWQSNSGSRKGIEAGRTDPVSGQRVRAVASVVGYLTPSGMYLSLTQSNADEDKLVASFSSEMVPTGVEDVDGVRWVVYQGGERDGKPNEPVWTAEVRGPTGPAQLAVTGAGSADEYRTLAAATQTQPPLTVT, encoded by the coding sequence ATGACGATGCCGCCCGATCCGGGCCTCCCCGGCGCCGGAGACGCCTCCGAGCAGGCCGCGGCCGGCTACACCGTCCCGGTCGCCAAGCCCGCGAAGTCCCGTCTGCTGCAGGACGGCCGCGACATGTTCTGGTCGGTGGCGCCGCTGGTGCTGGCGTGTGTGGTGCTGGCCGGAGTGCTGGGTATGTGCTCGTTCGCGCCGACGGGCCCGGGTGCGGGCCCGGTCCCCGACTACGACGCGCCTGCCGGGTTGCAGGCCGACGCCGACGCGCTGAAGATCCCGATCCGGGTGCCGCAGCTGCCCGAGGGCTGGCAGTCGAACTCGGGGAGCCGCAAGGGGATCGAGGCGGGGCGCACCGACCCGGTGTCCGGGCAGCGGGTGCGCGCCGTCGCCTCGGTCGTCGGCTACCTGACCCCGAGCGGCATGTACCTGAGCCTGACTCAGTCCAATGCGGACGAGGACAAACTGGTCGCGTCGTTCAGCTCCGAGATGGTGCCGACCGGTGTCGAGGACGTCGACGGGGTCCGGTGGGTGGTCTACCAGGGCGGCGAGCGCGACGGAAAGCCCAACGAACCGGTGTGGACGGCGGAGGTCCGCGGCCCGACCGGGCCCGCCCAACTCGCCGTGACCGGGGCGGGCAGCGCGGACGAATACCGTACGCTTGCTGCGGCGACGCAGACGCAGCCGCCGTTGACTGTCACCTGA
- a CDS encoding polysaccharide deacetylase family protein → MTSESGALDDAHRRQARPIRRLGAVVLGVMAVFTAAPTAAAGPVDCAAVPCVALTFDDGPGPHTDRLLDVLRAHGAKATFFVIGEKVAADPAATRRITDAGMQVGNHTWQHLDMTTLAPPDVAAQFARATEAIDSATGQRTPLARTGFGAIDDSVLAEAGRQGLTAVNWDVNPRDWHHDADPDGIRDAVLTQVRPGAVVLLHDTVAATVDAMADVVPALRARGYHLVTVSQLLGPLTPGSLYGSRERA, encoded by the coding sequence GTGACAAGTGAATCCGGCGCGCTTGACGACGCTCACCGTCGTCAAGCGCGCCCGATTCGCCGGCTGGGGGCGGTGGTGCTGGGGGTGATGGCCGTGTTCACCGCGGCACCGACGGCGGCGGCCGGCCCCGTCGACTGTGCGGCGGTGCCCTGCGTGGCGCTGACGTTCGACGACGGGCCCGGCCCGCACACCGACCGGCTGCTGGACGTCCTGCGTGCCCACGGCGCGAAAGCCACGTTCTTCGTGATCGGGGAGAAGGTGGCCGCCGACCCGGCGGCGACGCGGCGGATCACCGACGCCGGCATGCAGGTCGGCAACCACACCTGGCAGCACCTCGACATGACCACGCTCGCGCCGCCCGACGTCGCGGCCCAGTTCGCCAGGGCGACCGAGGCCATCGACTCTGCCACCGGGCAGCGGACACCGTTGGCGCGCACCGGGTTCGGCGCGATCGACGACAGCGTGCTGGCCGAGGCGGGGCGGCAGGGTCTGACCGCGGTCAACTGGGACGTCAACCCGCGCGACTGGCACCACGACGCCGACCCGGACGGCATCCGGGACGCGGTGCTGACGCAGGTGCGGCCGGGGGCGGTGGTCCTGCTGCACGACACCGTTGCCGCGACGGTGGACGCGATGGCCGACGTCGTCCCCGCGCTGCGGGCGCGCGGATATCACCTCGTGACGGTGTCGCAACTACTCGGGCCGCTGACGCCGGGCAGCCTCTACGGCAGCCGCGAGCGGGCCTGA
- a CDS encoding class II fumarate hydratase: protein MADKDVEYRIEHDTMGEVRVPKDALWRAQTQRAVENFPISFRPLERTQIRAMGLLKGACAQVNKDLGLLAPEKADAIIAAAAEIADGRHDDQFPIDVFQTGSGTSSNMNTNEVIASIAAANGVTIHPNDDVNMSQSSNDTFPTATHIAATEAAVRHLIPALEVLHESLDAKARQWRTTVKSGRTHLMDAVPVTLGQEFGGYARQIEAGIERVKATLPRLGELAIGGTAVGTGLNAPDGFGAKVVEVLVDQTGIAELRTAKDSFEAQAARDGLVEASGALKTIAASLTKIANDIRWMGSGPLTGLGELQLPDLQPGSSIMPGKVNPVIPEAVTQVAAQVIGNDAAVTVGGLSGAFELNVYIPMMARNVLESFTLLANVSKLFAAKCIDGLIANDQHLREQAESSPSIVTPLNSAIGYEEAAKVAKQALKEKKTIRQTVIDRGLIGDKLSEEELDKRLDVLAMAKVKPGDQ from the coding sequence ATGGCCGACAAAGACGTCGAGTACCGCATCGAGCACGACACCATGGGCGAGGTCCGGGTGCCCAAGGACGCGCTGTGGCGCGCCCAGACCCAGCGGGCCGTCGAGAACTTCCCGATCTCTTTCCGTCCGCTGGAGCGCACCCAGATCCGCGCGATGGGCCTGCTCAAAGGCGCGTGCGCCCAGGTGAACAAGGACCTCGGGCTGCTCGCCCCGGAGAAGGCCGACGCGATCATCGCCGCCGCCGCCGAGATCGCCGACGGCCGCCACGACGACCAGTTCCCGATCGACGTGTTCCAGACCGGGTCGGGCACCAGCTCGAACATGAACACCAACGAGGTCATCGCGTCGATCGCGGCCGCCAACGGCGTGACGATCCACCCGAACGACGACGTCAACATGTCGCAGAGCTCCAACGACACCTTCCCGACCGCCACGCACATCGCGGCGACCGAAGCCGCTGTGCGGCATCTGATCCCGGCGCTGGAGGTGCTGCACGAGTCGCTGGACGCCAAGGCCCGCCAGTGGCGCACCACGGTGAAGTCCGGCCGCACCCACCTGATGGACGCCGTTCCCGTCACGCTGGGCCAGGAGTTCGGCGGGTATGCCCGCCAGATCGAGGCCGGCATCGAAAGGGTCAAGGCGACGCTGCCCCGCCTCGGTGAGCTCGCCATCGGCGGCACCGCCGTCGGCACCGGCCTGAACGCACCCGACGGTTTCGGCGCCAAGGTCGTCGAGGTGCTCGTCGACCAGACCGGCATCGCCGAATTGCGCACCGCGAAGGATTCATTCGAGGCCCAGGCCGCCCGTGACGGCCTGGTCGAGGCCTCCGGCGCCCTCAAGACCATCGCGGCGTCGCTGACCAAGATCGCCAACGACATCCGGTGGATGGGTTCCGGCCCGCTCACCGGGCTCGGCGAGCTGCAACTCCCCGATCTGCAGCCGGGCAGCTCGATCATGCCCGGCAAGGTCAACCCGGTGATCCCCGAGGCCGTCACGCAGGTCGCCGCGCAGGTGATCGGCAACGACGCCGCGGTGACCGTCGGCGGGCTGTCCGGCGCGTTCGAGCTCAACGTCTACATCCCGATGATGGCGCGCAACGTCCTGGAGTCGTTCACGCTGCTGGCCAACGTGTCGAAGCTGTTCGCCGCCAAGTGCATCGACGGCCTCATCGCCAACGACCAGCACCTCCGTGAACAGGCCGAATCGTCGCCGTCGATCGTGACGCCGCTGAACTCGGCGATCGGCTACGAAGAGGCCGCCAAGGTCGCCAAGCAGGCGCTGAAGGAGAAGAAGACGATCCGCCAGACGGTCATCGACCGCGGCCTGATCGGCGACAAGCTCTCCGAGGAGGAGCTCGACAAGCGGCTCGACGTGCTGGCGATGGCGAAGGTCAAGCCGGGCGACCAGTAG
- a CDS encoding PhoH family protein — MNTRSLEERYVTDSITRTYVLDTSVLLSDPWAITRFAEHEVVVPLVVISELEAKRHHHELGWFARQSLRLFDDLRLEHGRLDEPIPVGTEGGTLHVELNHSDPSVLPAGFRNDSNDARILTVAANLAAEGKQVTLVSKDIPLRVKAGAVGLLADEYRAQDVVTSGWTGMAEVEVPSEDIDTLFADGEVDLEGARDLPCHTGVRLLGSTSHALGRVNADKRVQLVRGDREVFGLRGRSAEQRVALDLLLDESVGIVSLGGKAGTGKSALALCAGLEAVLERRTQRKVVVFRPLYAVGGQDLGYLPGSESEKMGPWAQAVFDTLEGLASPAVLEEVLSRGMLEVLPLTHIRGRSLHDSFVIVDEAQSLERNVLLTVLSRLGAGSRVVLTHDVAQRDNLRVGRHDGVAAVIEKLKGHPLFAHITLLRSERSPIAALVTEMLEEISPGALP; from the coding sequence ATGAACACGCGCAGCCTCGAGGAGCGCTACGTGACTGATTCGATCACCCGGACCTATGTGCTCGACACTTCGGTGTTGCTGTCCGATCCCTGGGCCATCACCCGGTTCGCCGAACACGAGGTGGTCGTCCCGCTGGTCGTCATCAGCGAACTGGAGGCCAAACGCCACCACCATGAGCTGGGCTGGTTCGCCAGGCAATCTCTGCGCCTCTTCGACGATCTGCGTCTGGAGCACGGACGCCTCGACGAACCGATTCCCGTTGGGACAGAAGGCGGCACGCTGCATGTCGAGCTCAACCACAGTGATCCGTCGGTGCTTCCCGCGGGCTTCCGCAACGACAGCAACGACGCGCGCATCCTGACCGTCGCGGCGAACCTCGCCGCGGAGGGCAAACAGGTCACGCTGGTCAGCAAGGACATTCCGCTGCGCGTCAAGGCGGGTGCGGTGGGTCTGCTCGCCGACGAGTACCGCGCCCAGGACGTCGTCACCTCGGGGTGGACCGGAATGGCCGAGGTCGAGGTGCCCAGCGAGGACATCGACACGCTGTTCGCCGACGGCGAGGTCGACCTCGAGGGGGCCCGCGATCTCCCCTGCCACACGGGAGTTCGGTTGTTGGGCAGCACCTCTCATGCGCTCGGCCGGGTGAACGCCGACAAGAGGGTGCAGCTGGTCCGAGGTGACCGCGAAGTGTTCGGCCTCCGGGGAAGGTCCGCCGAACAACGCGTCGCACTCGATCTGCTGCTCGACGAGTCGGTGGGCATCGTGTCCCTCGGCGGCAAGGCCGGTACCGGTAAGTCCGCGCTCGCATTGTGCGCAGGCCTGGAGGCGGTGCTGGAGCGTCGCACCCAGCGCAAGGTCGTGGTCTTCCGTCCGCTCTACGCCGTCGGCGGCCAGGACCTGGGGTACCTGCCGGGCAGCGAGAGCGAGAAGATGGGGCCGTGGGCGCAGGCGGTCTTCGACACCCTCGAAGGTCTGGCCAGCCCGGCGGTCCTTGAGGAAGTGCTGTCCCGCGGGATGCTCGAAGTGCTTCCGCTGACCCACATCCGGGGCCGGTCGCTGCACGACTCGTTCGTGATCGTCGACGAGGCGCAGTCGCTGGAGCGCAACGTGCTGCTCACCGTGCTGTCGCGACTGGGTGCCGGATCCCGGGTGGTGCTGACCCACGATGTCGCGCAACGGGACAACCTGCGCGTCGGCCGGCACGACGGTGTCGCCGCGGTGATCGAGAAGCTCAAGGGGCATCCGCTGTTCGCCCACATCACGCTGCTGCGCAGCGAGCGTTCGCCGATCGCGGCACTGGTCACCGAGATGCTGGAGGAGATCAGCCCCGGCGCGCTCCCGTGA